One segment of Thermococcus sp. AM4 DNA contains the following:
- a CDS encoding TatD family hydrolase has translation MIILDNHFHVDPFKGLFLEAVKQFHRAGGTHLMVVYKTAHDYGFPGLKAEDFMKAMDFHIELVERINRETPVKAFAVVGVHPAEFVYLAEQKGIEYARNEVMKALEYAQKLCLEGKAVAIGEIGRPHYEVSEEVWNASIELMKYGMSLAKDADCAVQLHTESFDEAKFRELGEYVKEVGIKPYKVVKHFSPPLVKVAEEVGVFPSIIASRKNIEEAIKQGNRFMMETDYIDDKRRPGAVLGPKTVPRRTKAFLQNGLFTEEDVYKIHVENPEKVYGVEMEE, from the coding sequence ATGATAATCCTCGATAATCATTTCCACGTTGACCCCTTCAAGGGCCTCTTCCTCGAGGCGGTGAAGCAGTTCCACAGAGCGGGCGGAACGCACCTGATGGTGGTCTACAAGACAGCTCACGACTACGGCTTCCCGGGCCTGAAGGCTGAGGACTTCATGAAGGCCATGGACTTCCACATCGAGCTGGTCGAGAGGATAAACCGCGAGACGCCGGTTAAAGCCTTTGCAGTGGTCGGCGTCCACCCGGCGGAGTTCGTCTATCTGGCGGAGCAGAAGGGCATTGAATACGCGAGAAACGAGGTCATGAAGGCGTTAGAATACGCGCAAAAGCTGTGTCTTGAGGGCAAAGCCGTTGCGATAGGCGAGATAGGCAGGCCACACTACGAGGTGAGCGAGGAAGTCTGGAACGCCAGCATAGAGCTGATGAAGTACGGGATGAGCCTCGCCAAAGATGCCGACTGCGCCGTTCAGCTCCACACCGAGAGCTTTGACGAGGCCAAGTTCAGGGAGCTCGGCGAGTACGTGAAGGAAGTCGGCATAAAGCCCTACAAAGTAGTCAAGCACTTCTCGCCGCCGCTGGTGAAAGTTGCCGAGGAGGTCGGCGTCTTTCCGAGCATAATAGCGAGCAGGAAGAACATAGAGGAGGCAATAAAGCAGGGCAACCGCTTCATGATGGAGACCGACTACATAGACGACAAAAGACGGCCGGGAGCTGTTCTCGGCCCGAAGACAGTTCCCAGGAGAACGAAGGCATTCCTCCAGAACGGCCTGTTCACGGAGGAGGACGTCTACAAAATCCACGTCGAGAACCCGGAGAAAGTCTACGGGGTGGAGATGGAGGAGTGA
- a CDS encoding nucleotidyltransferase domain-containing protein, which yields MVEARFGDPVEEVILFGSYARGDHDEESDIDVLIVGDVDFDGLMEVVTDILLEYGELISPIVLKPEEFRKRRDSFIRTVLSEGKVLYSSGSLV from the coding sequence ATGGTTGAGGCAAGATTCGGGGACCCGGTGGAAGAGGTAATCCTCTTTGGCTCCTACGCGAGGGGAGACCACGACGAGGAGAGCGATATAGACGTTCTCATCGTTGGGGACGTTGATTTTGACGGGCTGATGGAGGTTGTAACCGATATCCTCCTCGAATACGGGGAGCTGATAAGCCCGATAGTTCTGAAGCCTGAAGAGTTTAGAAAAAGGAGGGACAGCTTCATAAGAACCGTCCTGAGCGAGGGAAAGGTGCTCTACTCCTCTGGTTCTCTCGTGTGA
- a CDS encoding DUF3368 domain-containing protein: MVSNSTPPIHLAKIGRLDLLRKFFGEVIIPKAVYRECVLEGRGSEDAKLIEKANWIKVVGIKDETLKKSLMLELDEGESEAIVLALETNAELLLIDDYDGREVARALGLKVTGTIGVLLRAKFQGIIPSVKEELEKLKATGFWLSEGLYRRILEEAGETGGDSGRA; the protein is encoded by the coding sequence GTGGTTAGCAACTCCACTCCCCCCATTCACCTCGCCAAAATCGGCAGGCTCGATCTTTTGAGGAAATTCTTTGGTGAAGTCATCATTCCAAAGGCTGTTTACAGGGAGTGCGTCCTTGAGGGGAGAGGTTCAGAGGACGCGAAGCTCATTGAAAAGGCCAACTGGATAAAGGTTGTGGGAATAAAGGACGAGACCCTCAAGAAGTCGCTTATGCTTGAGCTTGACGAGGGGGAGAGCGAGGCTATTGTCCTCGCGCTTGAAACCAATGCCGAGCTTCTGCTCATTGATGACTACGACGGCAGGGAAGTCGCAAGGGCACTGGGGCTGAAGGTTACTGGAACGATTGGCGTTCTGCTGAGGGCGAAGTTCCAGGGGATAATCCCGAGTGTCAAAGAAGAGCTTGAGAAGCTGAAGGCAACCGGCTTCTGGCTGAGCGAAGGGCTTTACAGAAGGATTTTGGAGGAGGCAGGTGAAACGGGTGGTGATTCCGGAAGAGCTTGA
- a CDS encoding UPF0175 family protein, with the protein MEIVIPDDVLVSLKLPKGEVERELKLELALILYSRGALSLGKAAKLAGLTKREFLEELARRRIPRHYTERELEEDLNFARG; encoded by the coding sequence ATGGAGATAGTCATACCCGATGACGTTCTCGTATCTCTCAAGCTCCCCAAGGGAGAAGTTGAGCGGGAGCTGAAGCTTGAGTTAGCCCTTATTCTCTACTCTCGAGGTGCATTATCCTTAGGAAAAGCCGCCAAGCTCGCCGGACTTACGAAGAGAGAATTTCTGGAGGAGCTTGCGAGGCGGAGAATCCCGAGGCACTACACCGAGAGAGAGCTTGAGGAGGACTTGAACTTTGCCCGTGGTTAG
- the rtcA gene encoding RNA 3'-terminal phosphate cyclase, translating into MEWVEIDGSYGEGGGQILRTAVALSVITGKPVRIHRIRANRPNPGLRVQHLHGILALKELSNAMVKGAKVGSTVLEFVPGRAEPKHIKVPIKTAGSITLVLQALLPAMAFTGGSFEVTGGTDVPWSPPVDYLRHVTLFALEKMGLRAEIELKRRGHYPKGGGLVLGRVERWEERKPLVALEWRKIERFAGISHATNLPAHVAERQAKAAEERLRNLYSVPVEIEREVSRSLGPGSGIVVWAETDSLRLAGDALGKRGKPAEVVGGEAAEELIEQLTPRKAVDRFLGDQLIPFLAFAGGEIGVAEITNHLVTNVWVVEQFLGKTFEVEGEIGEPGVVRVVRKVEI; encoded by the coding sequence ATGGAGTGGGTCGAGATAGACGGCTCGTACGGCGAGGGAGGAGGCCAGATACTCAGAACGGCCGTTGCTCTCTCGGTAATCACAGGAAAACCTGTCAGGATTCACAGGATAAGGGCCAACAGGCCAAACCCCGGGCTAAGGGTTCAGCACCTGCACGGTATTCTTGCTTTGAAGGAGCTGAGCAACGCGATGGTTAAAGGAGCAAAAGTCGGATCTACGGTCCTCGAGTTCGTCCCCGGAAGGGCCGAGCCGAAGCACATCAAAGTCCCGATAAAAACAGCGGGGAGCATAACGCTCGTCCTCCAAGCTTTACTCCCGGCGATGGCTTTCACTGGCGGGAGCTTCGAGGTAACCGGCGGAACTGACGTGCCCTGGAGCCCGCCGGTGGACTACCTGAGGCACGTTACGCTCTTCGCGCTCGAAAAGATGGGTCTGAGGGCGGAGATTGAGCTCAAGAGGAGGGGCCACTATCCAAAGGGCGGGGGGCTCGTCCTCGGAAGGGTCGAGCGTTGGGAGGAGAGAAAGCCTCTCGTTGCCCTTGAGTGGCGTAAGATAGAGCGCTTCGCTGGGATAAGCCACGCAACGAATTTGCCGGCCCACGTCGCGGAGAGGCAGGCCAAGGCTGCGGAAGAAAGGCTTAGGAACCTCTACAGCGTCCCGGTCGAGATTGAGAGGGAAGTCTCGCGCTCCCTCGGGCCGGGAAGCGGAATAGTGGTTTGGGCCGAGACTGACTCGCTTAGGTTAGCTGGAGACGCCCTCGGAAAGCGCGGAAAGCCGGCAGAGGTGGTCGGCGGGGAAGCCGCTGAAGAGCTGATTGAACAACTGACGCCAAGGAAGGCCGTTGACAGGTTCCTCGGCGACCAGCTGATACCGTTCTTAGCCTTCGCGGGCGGAGAGATAGGCGTTGCAGAAATCACGAACCACCTCGTCACAAACGTCTGGGTCGTGGAGCAGTTCCTCGGCAAAACCTTCGAGGTCGAGGGAGAAATCGGAGAGCCCGGGGTTGTGAGGGTGGTGAGGAAAGTTGAGATTTAA
- a CDS encoding metallophosphoesterase → MLIGIMSDTHDNLPAIRKAVEFFNERNVDLVIHAGDYVAPFVARELKELKAPLKGVFGNNDGERKGLYEALGIYDEIIEIEADGMKIAVTHGTDERIVRALARSRLYDVVVVGHTHHYEIREEGRTILINPGEVCGYLTGVKSVALLDTRKREVQIINIETGELLGAMSL, encoded by the coding sequence ATGCTGATTGGAATAATGAGCGACACCCACGATAACCTCCCGGCGATAAGGAAGGCCGTCGAGTTCTTCAACGAGAGGAACGTTGACCTCGTGATCCACGCCGGTGACTACGTCGCTCCGTTCGTCGCCAGGGAGCTGAAGGAGCTGAAGGCCCCGCTCAAGGGGGTTTTCGGCAACAACGACGGTGAGAGGAAGGGCCTTTACGAAGCCCTAGGCATATACGATGAGATAATCGAGATCGAGGCCGATGGGATGAAGATCGCGGTGACTCACGGGACCGACGAGAGGATCGTTCGGGCCCTGGCGCGCAGCAGGCTCTACGACGTGGTTGTCGTTGGCCACACCCATCACTACGAGATCAGGGAGGAGGGAAGGACAATACTCATAAACCCCGGTGAAGTCTGCGGCTACCTGACCGGCGTCAAGAGCGTCGCCTTACTCGACACGCGGAAGAGGGAAGTCCAGATAATCAACATAGAGACGGGTGAACTCCTCGGGGCAATGAGCCTCTGA
- a CDS encoding LAGLIDADG family homing endonuclease: MDREDMISRFATFLREYKDDDGNPVYLNRLKDLLTVVPKRSLTVDWAHLNSFDPELAEELLENPEEVLMAGEDAIQIVLREDLMYSEELKIHARFYNLPHTLLVKELGSEHINRLIQVEGIITRVSEVKPFVQKAVFVCKDCGNEMIRLQRPYENLVKPAKCDACGSRNVELDVEKSRFINFQSFRLQDRPESLKGGQMPRFVDAILLDDLVDTALPGDRVLVTGILRVILEQRDKRPIFKKVLEVNHIEQLSKEIEELEISPEDEQKIRELAKRKDIVDAIVDSIAPAIWGHRIVKKGIALALFGGVQRVLPDGTKLRGESHVLLVGDPGVAKCVDYHTKVLLADGSLKEIGEIVDEAIEKAKAEGKLGRVDDGFYAPIDLELYALDAKTLKVRRVKANIAWKRTAPEKMFRIRTSSGREIRVTPTHPFFTFENGQFRTRKAEELRVGDFIATPRRDNEPKIVPETEDEGIRKLLEESDIFWDRVVEIEEYKPEHEWVYDLQIPEHHNFIANDIFVHNSQLLRYVANLAPRAIYTSGKSSSAAGLTAAAVRDEFTGSWVLEAGVLVLADGGFACLHPDSRVLVDGKYQRIEDLFELEKSYKALSDGQIVDIQEKEMEVTALNLGSMRTKTSKATIIRRKPWKGELLKLKFRSGNEVTLTPDHLLIDGQTLEWKEAEKFKVGDMVVAPLKLPSVGRRVHLLDILPPDWKVKLTPEEKNELKREILRRFKSLAEFNKEYGISKDFLSGKGSIRVGKFREILRELGLYEKWRERPLTYGPNYRRERLKVAYITPELAYFLGFLYGDGWIKRNGSKVHVRIVQSKVHKDQIRAIRRAFESFYDGPLREYERTTRSELAGNEIESDAITFHVSSPLLAYLYEYLTEDNLKNAFSLDDEALRAFIAGALDSDGCVSVKKSERGSVVHIEFLLSNDVERDKAFALLLRRFDVYARVIPGKGVNRVRVTGREDVINLLNAVKDYSVKVKEIPLKKHLVSARSDKVPAEPVRKIARAIIESVPAKVLQERGLWSTVYSYAKGKYQPSRIQLRKLIERLGNVLSPEIRIKLEVLATRDYLLDEIVSIERVPYEGYVYDLYVPGEHNFLAEGIIVHNCIDEFDKMSDRDRSAIHEALEQQSYHHDFELLLADGRKVKIGELVDSLIEANRDKVIIGNDTEILPVDDIELLAYDLERREIVKVKADRVSRHRAPDRFIRLRFSNGREVTVTPEHPIMVWENGEIREKPAEEVAIDDVVLGVARYPVEIEQPDEPARDKKAAWDRQDYLYSLGIVSKIKKAPGRYEVTPVERTFPGELLKKLEEAGKNVRFKLSNRYYARKPLVSESLLREEIRRLREHVELVRELANREPLRALDYLNKSRIAFKYGISSLTLRHRIERNDPTALSILRTEVENEAERIERVIEEIEGFLNGNVNFLRVKGTEVIPNDSWEWVYDVTVEPYHLFVSHGLVLHNTISISKAGITATLNARTTVIAAANPKFGRFNRMKSLPEQLDLPPTLLSRFDLIFLLLDEPDEKIDASIAEHILRVRRGEAEVVTPKIPYDLLKKYIAYARKNVHPVLSREAMEEIKRYYVKMRKGLKRGNEEGVQPIPITARQLEALIRLSEAHARMRLSETVTREDARAAIELIEAMMRTIAVDEEGNIDVSILEIGKSSKKLNKIEKLVDIIKNLEPEGEYGAPADKVIEAAKQAGVGGKREVEKIIEELKAEGRIYEPRAGFYRVL; this comes from the coding sequence ATGGATAGAGAGGACATGATCTCCCGCTTTGCGACGTTTCTCCGCGAGTACAAGGACGACGACGGGAACCCGGTCTACCTGAACAGACTGAAGGACCTGCTCACGGTCGTTCCGAAGAGATCCCTGACCGTAGACTGGGCGCACCTCAACTCCTTCGACCCCGAACTGGCGGAAGAGCTCCTGGAGAACCCCGAGGAGGTCCTGATGGCAGGAGAAGACGCCATTCAGATAGTTCTCCGCGAGGATCTCATGTACTCCGAAGAGCTCAAGATACACGCGCGCTTTTACAACCTTCCGCATACGTTGCTCGTCAAGGAACTCGGGAGCGAGCACATAAACAGGCTTATTCAGGTTGAAGGAATAATCACGCGCGTCAGCGAGGTCAAGCCGTTTGTTCAAAAGGCCGTTTTCGTCTGCAAGGACTGCGGAAACGAGATGATTCGCCTCCAGAGGCCCTACGAGAACCTCGTCAAGCCAGCCAAGTGCGACGCCTGTGGTTCAAGAAACGTCGAGCTCGACGTGGAAAAAAGCAGGTTCATCAACTTCCAGAGCTTCCGCCTTCAGGACAGACCCGAGAGCCTTAAAGGCGGTCAGATGCCCCGCTTCGTCGATGCCATACTTCTCGACGACCTCGTCGATACCGCCCTGCCGGGCGACCGTGTTCTCGTGACCGGAATCCTGCGCGTTATCCTCGAGCAGAGGGACAAGAGGCCGATTTTCAAGAAGGTTCTGGAGGTCAACCACATCGAACAGCTCAGCAAGGAGATTGAAGAGCTTGAGATTTCGCCGGAAGACGAGCAGAAGATTCGCGAGCTGGCGAAGAGGAAGGATATCGTTGACGCAATAGTGGACTCGATAGCTCCGGCCATCTGGGGGCACAGGATAGTCAAGAAGGGAATCGCTTTAGCGCTCTTCGGCGGTGTGCAGAGGGTTCTCCCAGATGGAACGAAGCTGAGGGGAGAAAGCCACGTTCTGCTGGTTGGTGACCCCGGTGTTGCTAAGTGCGTTGATTACCACACGAAGGTTCTCTTAGCCGATGGAAGCCTGAAGGAAATTGGCGAAATAGTCGACGAGGCCATCGAGAAGGCAAAAGCCGAAGGGAAGCTCGGAAGGGTCGACGATGGCTTCTACGCGCCGATTGACCTCGAGCTATATGCTCTCGACGCGAAAACGCTGAAGGTCAGGAGAGTTAAAGCTAACATCGCCTGGAAGAGAACTGCCCCAGAAAAGATGTTCAGGATAAGGACCTCGAGCGGAAGGGAGATTCGCGTTACCCCAACCCACCCCTTCTTCACCTTCGAAAACGGCCAGTTCAGGACGAGGAAGGCGGAAGAGCTGAGGGTTGGAGACTTTATAGCAACTCCAAGGCGCGACAACGAGCCAAAGATAGTTCCTGAAACGGAAGATGAAGGAATTAGGAAGCTCCTCGAAGAGTCTGACATCTTCTGGGACAGGGTTGTCGAAATTGAAGAGTACAAACCCGAGCACGAGTGGGTCTACGACCTCCAGATTCCGGAGCACCACAACTTCATAGCCAACGACATCTTCGTCCACAACAGCCAGCTCCTCCGCTACGTGGCAAATCTCGCTCCAAGGGCGATTTATACGAGCGGTAAGAGTTCAAGCGCCGCCGGTTTGACCGCTGCAGCCGTGCGCGACGAGTTCACGGGCTCGTGGGTTCTGGAAGCTGGTGTTCTCGTCTTAGCGGATGGTGGCTTTGCCTGCCTGCATCCTGATTCAAGGGTTCTTGTCGATGGGAAATATCAGAGAATCGAAGACCTCTTCGAGCTTGAGAAGTCATACAAGGCGCTCTCCGATGGCCAAATCGTGGACATTCAGGAGAAGGAGATGGAAGTCACAGCCCTCAACCTCGGAAGCATGAGGACGAAAACTTCCAAGGCCACGATAATCCGCAGGAAGCCCTGGAAGGGCGAGCTGTTAAAGCTCAAGTTCCGCTCAGGCAACGAGGTAACGCTAACTCCTGACCACCTCCTCATAGACGGCCAGACCCTTGAGTGGAAGGAGGCGGAGAAGTTTAAGGTTGGCGATATGGTGGTTGCCCCACTAAAGCTTCCATCAGTGGGGAGAAGGGTGCATCTGCTCGATATTTTGCCCCCGGACTGGAAGGTTAAGCTAACGCCCGAAGAAAAGAACGAACTGAAGCGAGAAATCCTCAGGAGATTCAAGAGCCTCGCGGAGTTCAACAAGGAGTATGGCATTTCAAAGGACTTCCTCTCTGGAAAGGGTTCTATCCGCGTCGGGAAGTTTAGGGAGATACTGCGTGAGCTGGGACTCTACGAGAAGTGGCGCGAGAGGCCTCTAACCTATGGGCCGAACTACCGCAGGGAGCGCCTTAAAGTGGCCTACATAACACCGGAGCTTGCGTACTTCCTCGGATTCCTCTACGGCGATGGGTGGATAAAGAGGAACGGCTCTAAGGTTCACGTTCGCATTGTGCAGTCGAAGGTTCACAAAGACCAGATTAGGGCCATCAGGAGGGCATTTGAGAGCTTCTACGATGGACCGTTGAGAGAGTACGAGAGAACCACGAGGAGCGAGCTTGCTGGCAATGAAATAGAGAGCGACGCGATAACGTTCCATGTTAGCTCGCCACTGCTCGCGTACCTGTACGAGTATCTCACCGAAGACAACCTGAAAAACGCATTCTCTCTGGACGATGAGGCGCTGAGAGCGTTTATCGCGGGCGCTCTCGATTCGGACGGCTGTGTCTCGGTTAAGAAGAGCGAGAGGGGAAGCGTGGTTCACATAGAGTTCTTACTCTCAAACGATGTGGAAAGGGACAAAGCCTTTGCACTGCTCCTCAGGAGGTTTGACGTGTACGCCCGTGTGATTCCAGGGAAAGGCGTGAACAGGGTTAGGGTAACTGGAAGGGAGGACGTCATAAACCTCCTCAACGCGGTTAAGGATTACAGCGTTAAGGTTAAGGAGATACCTCTCAAAAAGCACCTCGTCTCGGCGAGGAGCGACAAAGTGCCGGCAGAGCCCGTTAGGAAAATTGCCAGGGCCATCATCGAGAGCGTTCCTGCCAAAGTACTGCAGGAGAGAGGGCTCTGGAGTACCGTCTACTCATACGCCAAGGGCAAGTATCAGCCCAGCAGGATTCAGCTCAGAAAACTCATTGAGAGGCTCGGCAATGTCCTGAGTCCAGAAATCAGGATTAAGCTCGAAGTTCTTGCCACAAGGGATTATCTCCTTGACGAAATCGTCTCCATCGAGCGCGTTCCCTACGAGGGCTACGTCTACGACCTCTACGTGCCGGGTGAGCACAACTTCTTAGCAGAGGGAATCATAGTTCACAACTGCATTGACGAGTTCGACAAAATGAGTGACCGTGACAGGAGCGCGATTCACGAAGCGCTGGAGCAGCAGAGCTACCACCACGACTTCGAGCTTCTCCTCGCTGACGGCAGGAAGGTGAAGATAGGCGAGCTGGTGGATTCTCTTATCGAGGCCAACCGCGATAAGGTGATAATCGGTAATGACACTGAGATACTGCCCGTTGATGATATCGAGCTTTTGGCCTACGACCTCGAGCGGAGGGAAATCGTGAAGGTCAAAGCGGACCGCGTGAGCAGGCACAGAGCGCCTGACAGATTCATACGGCTGAGGTTCTCGAACGGCAGGGAAGTTACCGTGACCCCGGAGCACCCGATAATGGTGTGGGAGAACGGCGAAATAAGGGAGAAGCCGGCGGAGGAAGTGGCAATTGACGACGTCGTGCTCGGGGTTGCGAGGTACCCCGTTGAGATCGAGCAGCCTGACGAGCCGGCCAGGGACAAAAAAGCCGCCTGGGACAGGCAGGACTACCTCTACTCCCTTGGAATAGTGTCGAAGATAAAGAAGGCCCCGGGCCGCTATGAGGTGACGCCTGTCGAGAGAACATTCCCGGGAGAGCTTCTGAAGAAACTCGAGGAGGCCGGTAAGAACGTTCGCTTCAAGCTCTCCAACAGGTACTACGCCAGAAAACCTCTCGTTTCGGAATCCCTCCTGAGGGAAGAGATACGGCGGCTTAGGGAGCACGTTGAGCTCGTTAGGGAGCTGGCTAACAGGGAGCCACTCAGAGCCCTCGACTACCTCAACAAGTCCAGAATAGCCTTCAAGTACGGCATCAGCTCACTGACGCTCAGGCACAGAATAGAGAGGAACGATCCGACCGCCCTGTCAATACTCAGAACCGAGGTTGAGAACGAGGCCGAGAGAATAGAGCGCGTAATAGAGGAAATTGAGGGGTTCCTGAACGGCAACGTCAACTTCCTGAGGGTTAAGGGCACCGAGGTGATCCCCAACGACAGCTGGGAATGGGTCTACGACGTGACCGTTGAGCCGTACCACCTCTTCGTCTCCCATGGCTTAGTTCTTCACAACACGATAAGCATCTCGAAGGCAGGAATTACGGCGACGCTCAACGCGCGAACGACGGTCATAGCAGCTGCAAACCCGAAGTTCGGCCGCTTCAACCGCATGAAGTCCCTGCCAGAGCAGCTCGACCTTCCACCGACCCTGCTGAGCCGTTTCGACCTCATATTCCTCCTGCTCGACGAGCCGGACGAGAAAATCGACGCGAGCATAGCGGAGCACATACTGCGCGTCAGGCGCGGCGAGGCGGAAGTCGTTACGCCGAAGATTCCCTACGACCTCCTCAAGAAGTACATAGCCTACGCGAGGAAGAACGTCCATCCCGTTCTGAGCAGGGAAGCTATGGAGGAAATAAAGCGCTACTACGTCAAGATGAGGAAGGGACTCAAGAGGGGCAATGAGGAAGGTGTTCAACCGATTCCGATAACCGCGAGACAGCTTGAGGCCCTCATCCGTCTCAGCGAGGCCCACGCGAGAATGCGCCTGAGCGAGACGGTAACGCGCGAAGATGCGAGAGCTGCCATAGAGCTCATCGAGGCTATGATGAGGACAATCGCTGTGGACGAGGAGGGCAACATAGACGTCTCGATACTGGAGATAGGCAAGAGCTCTAAAAAGCTTAACAAGATAGAGAAGCTGGTCGATATAATCAAGAACCTCGAGCCGGAGGGAGAATACGGAGCGCCGGCGGATAAGGTGATAGAGGCGGCGAAACAGGCAGGAGTTGGGGGTAAGCGCGAGGTCGAGAAAATAATTGAGGAGCTGAAAGCCGAGGGCAGGATATACGAGCCGAGGGCCGGCTTTTACAGGGTGCTCTGA
- a CDS encoding translation initiation factor IF-2 subunit beta, whose product MSESIDFYDFEKLLDKAYEELPENVKHHRSRFEVPAALVTIAGNRTIIENFVDIAEAMNRDPNHLLKFILREVATAGTLEGRRVILQGRFTPYLIANKLKKYLKEYVICPVCGSPDTKIIKRDRFYFLKCEACGAETPIQHL is encoded by the coding sequence ATGAGCGAGAGCATTGACTTTTACGACTTCGAGAAGCTCCTCGATAAGGCTTACGAGGAGTTGCCCGAGAACGTGAAGCACCACAGGTCGCGTTTCGAGGTGCCGGCTGCACTCGTCACAATAGCCGGTAACAGGACGATCATCGAGAACTTCGTCGACATAGCCGAGGCCATGAACAGAGACCCGAACCACCTGCTGAAGTTCATACTGCGCGAGGTGGCAACGGCCGGAACGCTCGAGGGCAGGCGCGTGATTTTGCAGGGACGGTTCACTCCGTACCTGATAGCCAACAAGCTGAAGAAGTACCTCAAGGAGTACGTCATCTGCCCGGTCTGTGGAAGCCCAGATACCAAGATCATCAAGCGGGACAGGTTCTACTTCCTCAAGTGCGAGGCCTGCGGTGCCGAAACGCCGATCCAGCACCTCTGA
- a CDS encoding carboxyl transferase domain-containing protein: MSMEEKLNELYERREKILAMGGEKAVEKQHAKGKLTARERIEKLLDPGSFVEIGMFVKHRGTEFGLDKKELPADGVITGYGTIDGRLVFVYAQDFTVMGGSLGEMHAMKIKRVMELALEAGAPVIGLNDSGGARIQEGVDALKGYGEIFKMNTILSGVVPQITAIMGPCAGGAVYSPAIGDFILMVDNPASFMFITGPQVVKAVTGVEVTPVQLGGAMVHAQRAGQAHLIGKSDEEVLALIRRLVSYLPSNNMEKPPRVKTNDLPFRKSERLYEIVPDDPNKPYDVRDVIYEIVDRDENGNPDFLEILPYFAPNAVVGFGRMNGQTVGIIANNPKYFAGVLDIDSSDKIARFVRTCDAFNIPIVTLVDVPGYLPGVDQESRGIIRHGAKVLYAYAEATVPMVTVILRKAYGGAYLAMGSKHLGADFVFAWPTAEIAVMGPEGAANIIFRKEIAAAENPEEVRQQKIAEYREKFANPYVAAARGYIDDVIDPAETRGKVIMALEALESKRVKLPPKKHGNIPL, translated from the coding sequence ATGAGCATGGAGGAGAAGCTCAACGAGCTTTACGAGAGGAGGGAAAAGATTCTCGCCATGGGCGGGGAGAAGGCGGTTGAAAAGCAGCACGCCAAAGGAAAGCTCACCGCCCGCGAGAGGATTGAAAAGCTCCTCGATCCGGGAAGCTTCGTGGAAATCGGCATGTTCGTCAAGCACAGGGGCACTGAATTCGGCCTCGACAAGAAGGAACTGCCTGCTGACGGCGTCATCACCGGCTACGGAACCATCGATGGCAGGCTCGTTTTCGTCTACGCTCAGGACTTCACCGTCATGGGCGGTTCGCTCGGCGAGATGCACGCGATGAAGATAAAGCGCGTCATGGAGCTGGCCCTCGAAGCCGGCGCTCCTGTCATAGGCCTCAACGACTCAGGAGGAGCGAGGATTCAGGAGGGTGTAGATGCGCTCAAGGGCTACGGTGAGATTTTCAAGATGAACACGATTCTCAGCGGTGTGGTTCCCCAGATTACCGCGATAATGGGTCCCTGTGCCGGCGGAGCCGTTTACAGCCCCGCCATCGGAGACTTCATCCTCATGGTGGACAACCCCGCGAGCTTCATGTTCATCACCGGGCCTCAGGTCGTCAAAGCCGTTACCGGCGTTGAGGTTACACCGGTTCAGCTCGGCGGAGCGATGGTTCACGCGCAGAGGGCCGGTCAGGCTCACCTCATAGGCAAGAGCGACGAGGAGGTTCTGGCTTTAATAAGGCGTCTCGTGAGCTACCTGCCGTCCAACAACATGGAGAAGCCACCTCGCGTCAAGACGAACGATTTGCCCTTCAGGAAGAGCGAGAGGCTTTACGAAATCGTCCCGGACGACCCGAACAAGCCCTACGACGTCAGGGATGTCATCTACGAGATAGTGGACAGAGATGAGAACGGCAACCCGGACTTCCTTGAAATCCTCCCCTACTTCGCCCCGAACGCCGTGGTTGGCTTTGGAAGGATGAACGGCCAGACCGTTGGAATCATCGCCAACAACCCCAAGTACTTCGCTGGAGTTCTCGACATAGACAGCTCGGACAAGATAGCGAGGTTTGTGAGAACCTGCGACGCCTTCAACATTCCGATAGTCACACTCGTGGACGTTCCCGGTTATTTACCCGGTGTTGACCAAGAAAGCCGGGGAATAATCAGGCACGGCGCGAAGGTCCTCTACGCCTACGCCGAGGCGACCGTTCCGATGGTAACCGTCATCCTCAGAAAGGCCTACGGTGGAGCCTACCTCGCGATGGGAAGCAAGCACCTTGGAGCCGACTTCGTCTTTGCCTGGCCAACTGCCGAGATAGCGGTCATGGGTCCGGAGGGTGCGGCGAACATCATATTCAGGAAAGAAATCGCAGCGGCCGAGAACCCGGAGGAAGTTAGACAGCAGAAGATAGCCGAGTACCGCGAGAAGTTCGCCAACCCGTACGTCGCGGCCGCGAGGGGTTACATCGACGACGTCATCGACCCGGCGGAGACGAGGGGCAAGGTGATTATGGCGCTTGAAGCTTTGGAGAGCAAGAGGGTTAAACTCCCGCCGAAGAAGCACGGCAACATACCGCTGTGA